In Gemmata obscuriglobus, a single genomic region encodes these proteins:
- a CDS encoding response regulator — protein MAHVLLIDDDPQVQLLLRMVFEEAGHEVSEASNGRAGVQAYARRAAAVVVCDQFMPVLDGLETIRQLRALDPEAVVVAMTGEPPRGGSAFPAAAHAAGAAAVLSKPFNPAALLHLVGELSAGRGRHDQVRSAEAAISPAGAPGSG, from the coding sequence GTGGCTCACGTTCTTCTGATCGACGACGACCCGCAGGTGCAACTCCTGCTGCGCATGGTGTTCGAGGAGGCCGGGCACGAGGTGTCCGAGGCTTCGAACGGGCGGGCCGGGGTCCAGGCGTACGCGCGGCGCGCCGCCGCGGTCGTCGTGTGCGACCAGTTCATGCCCGTCCTGGACGGGCTGGAAACGATCCGGCAGTTGCGCGCCCTGGACCCGGAGGCGGTGGTGGTCGCCATGACCGGTGAGCCGCCGCGGGGCGGCAGCGCGTTCCCGGCGGCCGCGCACGCGGCGGGCGCGGCCGCGGTGCTGTCGAAGCCGTTCAACCCCGCGGCCCTTCTGCACCTTGTTGGAGAGCTTTCGGCCGGGCGGGGCCGCCACGACCAGGTGCGCTCGGCCGAGGCCGCGATCAGCCCGGCGGGGGCACCGGGATCGGGTTGA
- a CDS encoding PAS domain S-box protein, with amino-acid sequence MQHFWLSLFDTSDFPARWRCGNWDAPLGWLHILSDLGVWSAYLAIPIALVLFARRRKDVPFRNLFWLFSAFILLCGTTHLIEAIIFWWPAYRLAGLVKLATAVVSWATVLSLLPVIPKAFAMRSPEELEREVAERRRVEAELRASEERFRAAMNGSLDAMFFLTAVRDPDGLITDFTFDDVNPAGEHLVARTRAETVGQRLCEMLPVNRTGGFCDRYARVVVTREPLEEEFPFQTPEGVSCWLQHQVVPLGDGVVITSRDITARKQAELELRASEERLRSVVESATDAIITTDRHGLVVGWNRGAERVFGCPAEAATGSDITRIIPARYRAAHAGRLAEYRPGRPSSVVGQVVAVDAQRRDGTEFPAELTVTAWEAGGETFFTSIVRDVTDSRRAAEAVARSERYYRTLFEHAHDPVLVFDPDGERVLDVNPAACRAYGLPREEFVGRSLADLSADPAGGLVHVAAATDGRDVYQFETVQFRRDGARMELEVNASVVEFDGRPAVLSVNRDVTERNRAEARRAERERAAAMRAGVAAAVARGGDKPEALRACCAAVVDELGAALVRVWVLPEGGTVLELRASAGLTASTDGLYARIPVGRLLVGRIAEERKPYWTDAVADDPLTGEPERVRSAGLVGFAGYPLLVEGRLVGVLATFARTALGAPAREALGGAADLIAQFVERRRAEEQMRLRDRALAAFPQGVAIADATRPDHPLVYVNPGFERMTGYPAAEALGRNCRFLQGKGTDPSAVAAVRAALRDGRAALVELLNYRKDGKPFWNALTVAPVRDGAGALTHFVAIQTDVSPLKQLEAQLLQSQKMEAVGRLAGGVAHDFNNLLTVILGFGGMLGDRLTGRERTLVGEIVKAGERAAGLTRQLLAFSRQEVIQPRPLSLNVVVAEAERLLRRLIGEDIELTTVADPELAQVVADPGQAEQVLMNLVVNARDAMPTGGRLTVETSNVERDGARYVLLSVTDTGCGMSDEVKARLFEPFFTTKGAGRGTGLGLAVVHGVVEQAGGHIEVDSVIGHGTTFQVYFPAAGAGPGSSGVATPLPAVPDGTETVLLVEDDTEVRALAREVLRERGYTVLEAPGAGEALQTAAAHRGPLPLLITDVVMPGMGGRQLAEALQWSRPGLRVLYVSGYTDDAVVRHGVRSAEVAFLQKPFTAEALARKVRAVLDG; translated from the coding sequence ATGCAACACTTTTGGCTCTCCCTGTTCGACACGTCCGACTTCCCGGCCCGGTGGCGGTGCGGGAACTGGGACGCGCCGCTGGGCTGGCTGCACATCCTGTCCGACCTGGGCGTGTGGTCCGCGTACCTGGCCATCCCGATCGCGCTGGTGCTGTTCGCGCGGCGCCGCAAGGATGTCCCGTTCCGCAACCTGTTCTGGCTGTTCAGCGCGTTCATCCTCCTGTGCGGCACCACGCACCTGATCGAGGCGATCATCTTCTGGTGGCCCGCGTACCGGCTGGCCGGGCTCGTCAAGCTCGCCACCGCCGTGGTGTCGTGGGCCACCGTGCTGTCGCTGCTGCCGGTGATCCCGAAGGCGTTCGCGATGCGCTCCCCGGAGGAGCTGGAGCGCGAGGTGGCCGAGCGGCGCCGGGTCGAGGCCGAGCTGCGGGCCAGCGAGGAGCGGTTCCGGGCGGCGATGAACGGCAGCCTCGACGCCATGTTCTTCCTGACCGCCGTCCGCGACCCCGACGGGCTGATTACGGACTTCACGTTCGACGACGTGAACCCGGCCGGCGAACACCTCGTGGCGCGGACCCGCGCCGAGACCGTCGGGCAGCGGCTGTGCGAGATGCTCCCCGTCAACCGCACCGGCGGGTTCTGTGACCGGTACGCCCGCGTGGTGGTCACCCGGGAGCCGCTCGAAGAGGAGTTCCCGTTTCAGACGCCGGAGGGCGTGTCGTGCTGGCTCCAGCACCAGGTGGTGCCGCTCGGGGACGGGGTCGTCATCACGTCCCGCGACATCACCGCGCGGAAGCAGGCCGAGCTGGAGCTGCGGGCGAGCGAGGAGCGGCTGCGGTCGGTGGTGGAGTCCGCGACGGACGCGATCATCACCACCGACCGGCACGGGCTCGTGGTCGGGTGGAACCGCGGCGCGGAGCGCGTGTTCGGGTGCCCGGCCGAGGCCGCCACGGGCTCGGACATCACCCGCATCATCCCCGCCCGGTACCGGGCGGCCCACGCGGGGCGGCTGGCCGAGTACCGGCCCGGGCGGCCGTCGTCGGTGGTGGGACAGGTGGTGGCGGTGGACGCGCAGCGGCGGGACGGGACCGAGTTCCCGGCCGAGCTGACGGTGACCGCGTGGGAGGCCGGCGGGGAGACGTTCTTCACCAGCATCGTCCGGGACGTGACCGATTCGCGCCGGGCGGCCGAGGCGGTGGCCCGGTCCGAGCGGTACTACCGCACCCTGTTCGAGCACGCGCACGACCCGGTGCTGGTGTTCGACCCGGACGGCGAGCGGGTGCTCGACGTGAACCCCGCGGCGTGCCGGGCGTACGGCCTGCCCCGCGAGGAGTTCGTCGGCCGGTCGCTCGCCGACCTGTCGGCGGACCCCGCGGGGGGACTCGTGCACGTCGCCGCGGCGACCGACGGGCGCGACGTGTACCAGTTCGAGACGGTCCAGTTCCGCCGCGACGGGGCGCGCATGGAGCTGGAGGTGAACGCGTCGGTGGTGGAGTTCGACGGCCGCCCGGCCGTGCTGAGCGTGAACCGGGACGTGACCGAGCGGAACCGGGCCGAGGCGCGCCGGGCCGAGCGCGAGCGGGCCGCGGCGATGCGGGCCGGGGTGGCCGCGGCGGTGGCCCGCGGGGGCGACAAGCCGGAGGCGCTGCGGGCGTGCTGCGCGGCCGTGGTCGACGAGCTCGGCGCGGCGCTGGTGCGCGTGTGGGTTCTGCCCGAAGGGGGCACGGTGCTGGAGCTGCGGGCCAGCGCCGGGCTGACCGCGTCCACCGACGGCCTGTACGCCCGGATCCCGGTCGGCCGGCTGCTGGTCGGGCGCATCGCCGAGGAGCGGAAGCCGTACTGGACCGATGCGGTCGCCGACGACCCCCTGACGGGCGAGCCGGAGCGCGTCCGGAGTGCGGGGCTGGTCGGGTTCGCCGGGTACCCGCTGCTGGTCGAGGGGCGGCTGGTCGGGGTGCTGGCCACGTTCGCCCGGACCGCGCTCGGCGCCCCGGCGCGCGAGGCCCTCGGCGGCGCCGCGGACCTGATCGCCCAGTTCGTCGAGCGGCGGCGGGCGGAGGAGCAGATGCGGCTCCGCGACCGGGCGCTGGCGGCGTTCCCCCAGGGGGTCGCGATCGCCGACGCCACCCGGCCGGACCACCCCCTGGTGTACGTGAACCCGGGGTTCGAGCGGATGACCGGCTACCCCGCCGCCGAGGCGCTGGGCCGCAACTGCCGGTTCCTCCAGGGCAAGGGCACCGACCCGAGCGCGGTGGCGGCCGTCCGCGCGGCGCTGCGGGACGGGCGGGCCGCGCTGGTCGAGCTGCTCAACTACCGCAAGGACGGCAAGCCGTTCTGGAACGCGCTGACGGTGGCCCCGGTCCGCGACGGGGCGGGCGCGCTGACCCACTTCGTCGCGATCCAGACCGACGTGAGCCCGCTCAAGCAGTTGGAGGCCCAGCTCCTCCAGTCCCAGAAGATGGAAGCGGTGGGGCGGCTGGCGGGCGGGGTGGCGCACGACTTCAACAACCTGCTCACCGTGATCCTGGGGTTCGGCGGGATGCTCGGCGACCGCCTGACCGGGCGGGAGCGGACCCTGGTCGGCGAGATCGTCAAGGCCGGCGAGCGGGCGGCCGGGCTCACCCGGCAACTGCTCGCGTTCAGCCGCCAGGAGGTGATCCAGCCGCGCCCGCTGTCGCTCAACGTGGTGGTGGCCGAGGCCGAGCGGCTGCTGCGCCGGCTGATCGGCGAGGACATCGAGCTGACGACGGTGGCGGACCCGGAGCTGGCGCAGGTGGTGGCCGACCCCGGGCAGGCGGAACAGGTGCTGATGAACCTGGTGGTGAACGCGCGCGACGCGATGCCCACCGGCGGCCGGCTCACCGTCGAGACCAGCAACGTCGAGCGCGACGGGGCGCGGTACGTCCTGCTCTCCGTGACCGACACCGGGTGCGGGATGTCCGACGAGGTGAAGGCGCGGCTGTTCGAGCCGTTCTTCACCACCAAGGGGGCGGGCCGGGGCACCGGGCTGGGGCTCGCGGTGGTTCACGGCGTGGTCGAGCAGGCGGGCGGGCACATCGAGGTGGACTCCGTGATCGGTCACGGGACCACGTTCCAGGTGTACTTCCCCGCCGCCGGCGCCGGCCCGGGTTCGTCGGGGGTCGCGACGCCGCTGCCGGCCGTTCCGGATGGCACGGAAACGGTTCTGCTGGTCGAAGACGACACGGAGGTCCGGGCGCTGGCCCGCGAGGTGCTCCGCGAGCGCGGGTACACGGTGCTCGAAGCGCCCGGCGCGGGCGAAGCGCTCCAGACGGCCGCGGCCCACCGCGGGCCGCTCCCGCTGCTGATCACCGACGTGGTGATGCCGGGGATGGGCGGGCGGCAACTGGCCGAGGCGCTCCAGTGGTCGCGCCCCGGGCTCCGGGTGCTGTACGTGTCGGGGTACACCGACGACGCGGTCGTGCGGCACGGGGTGCGGTCGGCCGAGGTGGCGTTCCTCCAGAAGCCGTTCACGGCCGAAGCGCTGGCCCGCAAGGTGCGCGCGGTGCTGGACGGCTGA
- a CDS encoding helix-hairpin-helix domain-containing protein, giving the protein MTPPALIDAQGRPFPLAAHLASGGEGAVFALPNDPAQVAKVYLKPGDPRRGEKLAAMVALASPALKQMTAWPTAVLFDARTRAAAGFVMPRVSNGHPVQQLYNPVMRLKAFPRAGWTFQVAAARNLAAAFDEVHKAGCLVCDVNQSNALVLPDARIGLIDCDSFQVRAGGASYLCDVGTPHYTPPELQGQHLRGLVRTENHDRFGLAVLIYQLLFVGRHPYAGVYTGPDDPSFEELIAGFKFAQGPRAHTWGMAPPPHTPTFADIPPDLGNLFCRAFERGSEAGGRPSAAEWVPALQALEQESVLCAADPGHRYWRGAVGGCVWCRLAARGGPEYFFGAGGTSGTFEVDEEKLRDVLERLGRTQPAEFRYDRARFAPPAAPAPDPLPEGLDEHRNVTRIVGGAAALCALAMPLGLVREFMCVIALLGALAFGGWLAVLVARSPWRQEYRRRRAAYRHASDDLADLEDKWRRRVRAYQRDHADGDRRVRRLVDECRALASQYQGEVRQLAAHAEAAALRRHLQLHPLADAEIPKIGAGRKQTLAAAGVVTAADVEWDRVRGIKGFGDALTNNVMAWKNEVLRAFRFDPRGATSPAEQQALVVKYRARQQQALAELERRLGELGALAPACRQAVEKLAPGLARAVAAFDQARANFRAVGAR; this is encoded by the coding sequence ATGACCCCACCCGCACTGATCGACGCCCAGGGGCGCCCGTTCCCGCTCGCCGCGCACCTCGCGTCGGGCGGCGAGGGGGCCGTGTTCGCCCTGCCCAACGACCCCGCCCAGGTCGCGAAAGTGTACCTCAAGCCGGGCGACCCGCGGCGCGGCGAGAAGCTGGCCGCGATGGTCGCGCTCGCCAGCCCGGCGCTCAAGCAAATGACCGCGTGGCCGACCGCGGTGCTGTTCGACGCGCGGACCCGCGCCGCGGCCGGGTTCGTCATGCCGCGCGTGTCGAACGGCCACCCGGTCCAGCAGCTCTACAACCCGGTCATGCGGCTCAAGGCGTTCCCGCGCGCCGGCTGGACCTTTCAGGTCGCCGCCGCGCGGAACTTGGCGGCCGCGTTCGACGAGGTGCACAAGGCCGGGTGCCTGGTGTGCGACGTGAACCAGAGCAACGCGCTGGTGCTGCCGGACGCCCGCATCGGGCTGATCGATTGCGACTCGTTCCAGGTGCGCGCCGGCGGCGCGTCGTACCTGTGCGACGTGGGCACCCCGCACTACACCCCGCCGGAGTTACAGGGCCAGCACCTGCGCGGGCTGGTGCGGACCGAGAACCACGACCGGTTCGGGCTGGCGGTGCTGATTTATCAGCTCCTGTTCGTCGGCCGGCACCCCTACGCCGGGGTGTACACCGGGCCGGACGACCCGTCGTTCGAGGAACTGATCGCCGGGTTCAAGTTCGCCCAGGGGCCGCGGGCGCACACCTGGGGAATGGCGCCGCCGCCGCACACGCCGACCTTCGCCGACATCCCGCCCGACCTCGGGAACCTGTTCTGCCGGGCGTTCGAGCGCGGGAGCGAGGCCGGGGGGCGCCCCAGCGCCGCCGAGTGGGTGCCCGCGCTCCAGGCCCTCGAACAGGAATCCGTGCTCTGCGCGGCCGACCCGGGGCACCGGTACTGGCGCGGGGCCGTTGGCGGGTGCGTGTGGTGCCGGCTGGCGGCCCGGGGCGGGCCGGAGTACTTCTTCGGCGCCGGCGGCACTTCGGGCACTTTCGAGGTCGATGAGGAGAAGTTGCGGGACGTGCTGGAGCGGTTGGGCCGCACCCAACCGGCCGAGTTCCGCTACGACCGCGCCCGGTTCGCCCCGCCGGCCGCCCCCGCGCCGGACCCGCTCCCGGAGGGGCTCGACGAGCACCGGAACGTGACGCGGATCGTCGGCGGCGCGGCCGCACTGTGCGCGCTGGCGATGCCGCTGGGGCTGGTCCGCGAGTTCATGTGCGTCATCGCCCTTTTGGGTGCGCTGGCGTTCGGCGGGTGGCTGGCGGTGCTGGTCGCGCGGTCGCCGTGGCGGCAGGAGTACCGCCGCCGCCGCGCGGCGTACCGGCACGCGAGCGACGACCTCGCAGACCTCGAAGACAAGTGGCGCCGGCGGGTCCGCGCGTACCAGCGCGATCACGCGGACGGGGACCGCCGCGTCCGGCGCCTCGTCGACGAGTGCCGCGCCCTGGCGTCGCAGTATCAAGGGGAGGTGCGACAACTGGCCGCACACGCGGAAGCGGCGGCGCTCCGCCGGCACCTCCAACTCCACCCGCTCGCGGACGCCGAAATCCCGAAGATCGGGGCGGGGCGAAAACAGACCCTGGCCGCCGCCGGGGTCGTGACGGCGGCCGACGTGGAGTGGGACCGGGTGCGCGGGATCAAAGGGTTCGGGGACGCCCTGACGAACAACGTCATGGCCTGGAAGAACGAGGTGCTGCGGGCGTTCCGGTTCGACCCGCGGGGCGCCACGTCTCCGGCCGAGCAACAGGCGCTGGTCGTGAAATATCGCGCCCGCCAGCAGCAGGCCCTGGCCGAACTGGAGCGCCGGCTCGGCGAACTCGGGGCGCTCGCCCCGGCCTGCCGACAGGCGGTCGAGAAGTTGGCGCCCGGCCTGGCCCGGGCGGTCGCGGCGTTCGATCAGGCGCGAGCGAACTTCCGGGCCGTCGGCGCCCGCTGA
- a CDS encoding PP2C family serine/threonine-protein phosphatase, giving the protein MTDPIWRTLGESAPGTSHAARSVPCQDAFRVCHCGPGGAWLLVAVADGAGSASRSDVGAELVCDEFVRLVTRAVPADLCAPAALVDLFAAVRSAVLARADALEVPPRELASTALVALVGPETAAFAQLGDGAIVCGAGDGYRVVFWPEPAEYANATDFLTDDGFAGAIRTEVVADRVTELAALTDGLQRLALDFAARAPHAGFFTPLFRRLRTEPDTEALFEPLRQFLNSARVNERTDDDKTLVLAARRP; this is encoded by the coding sequence GTGACCGACCCGATTTGGCGGACCCTCGGCGAAAGCGCCCCCGGCACCTCCCACGCGGCCCGGAGCGTTCCCTGTCAGGACGCGTTCCGGGTCTGCCACTGCGGTCCGGGCGGCGCCTGGCTGCTCGTGGCCGTGGCCGACGGCGCGGGCAGCGCGTCCCGGTCCGATGTCGGGGCCGAACTGGTGTGCGACGAGTTCGTGCGCCTCGTGACGCGGGCGGTGCCCGCCGACCTGTGCGCGCCGGCGGCGCTCGTCGACCTGTTCGCCGCCGTCCGCTCGGCCGTCCTGGCGCGGGCCGACGCCCTGGAGGTGCCGCCCCGCGAGTTGGCCTCGACGGCGCTCGTGGCCCTGGTCGGCCCGGAGACCGCGGCGTTCGCACAACTCGGCGACGGGGCGATCGTGTGCGGGGCGGGTGACGGGTACCGCGTCGTGTTCTGGCCCGAACCGGCGGAGTACGCCAACGCCACCGACTTCCTGACCGACGACGGGTTCGCCGGCGCGATCCGGACCGAGGTGGTCGCCGACCGGGTGACCGAACTCGCCGCACTGACAGACGGGCTCCAGCGCCTGGCACTGGATTTCGCCGCCCGCGCCCCGCACGCCGGGTTCTTCACACCGCTGTTCCGGCGGCTCCGGACCGAGCCCGACACCGAAGCCCTGTTCGAGCCGCTGCGTCAGTTCCTCAACTCCGCCCGCGTGAACGAGCGCACCGACGACGACAAGACGCTCGTACTAGCCGCCCGCCGCCCATGA
- a CDS encoding vWA domain-containing protein produces the protein MAEQIPFSDVALATNPEPRCPCVLLIDTSGSMAEVVSGTGRDLGRTAQVDGKTYRVVSGGTTRIDLVNEGLRVYQADVTNDPLAAQRVEVSVVTFGDTVRTVTPFVTTSQFTPPVLTANGETPMGAAILKAIDAVTERKREYRQNGLHFYRPWIFLITDGEPTDAWEAAAARVREGEEKKQFAFFAVGVEGANMDRLKQISVRQPLHLKGYSFKEMFLWLSQSQRSVSHSNPGQEEQVKLAPPAGWASL, from the coding sequence GTGGCCGAACAAATCCCGTTCAGTGATGTCGCCCTGGCGACCAACCCGGAACCGCGGTGCCCGTGCGTGCTGCTCATCGACACCTCCGGGTCGATGGCGGAAGTGGTGAGCGGCACCGGCCGCGACCTGGGACGCACCGCCCAGGTTGACGGGAAGACGTACCGGGTCGTTTCCGGCGGCACGACCCGGATCGATTTGGTCAACGAGGGCCTGCGCGTGTACCAGGCGGACGTGACGAACGACCCGCTCGCGGCCCAGCGCGTCGAGGTGTCCGTCGTCACGTTCGGCGACACGGTCCGGACCGTCACCCCGTTCGTGACGACATCGCAGTTCACCCCGCCCGTTCTGACCGCGAACGGCGAAACGCCGATGGGCGCGGCGATCCTGAAGGCGATCGACGCGGTCACCGAGCGCAAGCGCGAGTACCGGCAGAACGGGCTCCACTTCTACCGCCCGTGGATCTTCTTGATCACCGACGGCGAACCCACCGACGCGTGGGAGGCCGCGGCGGCCCGCGTGCGCGAGGGGGAGGAAAAGAAGCAGTTCGCGTTCTTCGCCGTGGGCGTGGAGGGGGCGAACATGGACCGGCTGAAGCAGATCTCCGTTCGCCAGCCGTTGCACCTCAAGGGGTACAGCTTCAAGGAGATGTTCCTCTGGCTGTCGCAGTCGCAGCGGAGCGTGTCCCACTCCAACCCGGGCCAGGAGGAGCAGGTCAAACTGGCGCCGCCGGCCGGGTGGGCCAGCCTGTGA
- a CDS encoding aldose epimerase family protein, which produces MRRALPALFAALGLASAATAQPAKTGPAFEETKYGVLPAPKDGKKGPTSVSQYTLINKNNLVLKCIDYGAIITELHVPDKDGKFADVVLGFDKLEGYLGGHPYFGSNAGRCANRIANAKFQLEGKEYKLFANNDPHTLHGGKEGFDKKVWQGKATLTATGPSVTFKRTSPDGEEGYPGALAVEITYTLTDNNELVVDYRATTNKTTICNLAHHSYFNLAGHNAGDIKGHEVQIAAKNYTPADGTLIPTGKIEPVAGTAFDFTKAKTIGSDLEKAGGKPVGFDLNYVLDKGTTKRPELAARVVDPKSGRVLEVLSTEPGLQFYTGNFLDGSNKGKAGVAYKQYNGFCMEPQKFPNSVNTPEWKDKSDVVLKPGDTYKQTTVYQFSVAK; this is translated from the coding sequence ATGCGTCGCGCTCTCCCCGCCCTGTTCGCCGCGCTCGGCCTCGCGTCCGCCGCGACCGCGCAGCCGGCCAAGACCGGACCCGCGTTCGAGGAAACCAAGTACGGCGTCCTCCCGGCACCCAAGGACGGCAAGAAGGGGCCGACCAGCGTGTCCCAGTACACGCTCATCAACAAAAACAACCTCGTGTTGAAGTGCATCGACTACGGCGCGATCATCACCGAGCTGCACGTCCCGGACAAGGACGGCAAGTTCGCCGACGTGGTGCTCGGGTTCGACAAGCTCGAAGGGTACCTCGGCGGTCACCCGTACTTCGGCAGCAACGCCGGCCGGTGCGCGAACCGCATCGCCAACGCGAAGTTCCAGCTCGAGGGGAAGGAATACAAGCTGTTCGCGAACAACGACCCGCACACCCTGCACGGCGGCAAGGAGGGGTTCGACAAGAAGGTGTGGCAGGGCAAAGCGACCCTCACCGCCACCGGCCCGAGCGTGACGTTCAAGCGCACCAGCCCGGACGGCGAAGAGGGCTACCCCGGGGCGCTGGCCGTCGAGATCACCTACACCCTGACCGACAACAACGAACTCGTAGTCGATTACCGCGCGACTACGAACAAGACGACGATCTGTAATCTGGCGCATCACAGCTACTTCAACCTCGCCGGGCACAACGCGGGCGACATCAAGGGGCACGAGGTGCAGATCGCCGCGAAGAACTACACTCCGGCCGATGGCACGCTCATCCCGACGGGTAAGATCGAGCCCGTCGCGGGCACCGCGTTCGACTTCACGAAGGCCAAGACGATCGGTTCCGACCTGGAAAAGGCCGGCGGGAAGCCGGTGGGCTTCGACCTGAACTACGTGCTCGACAAGGGGACCACGAAGCGGCCGGAACTGGCGGCGCGGGTGGTGGACCCGAAGAGCGGGCGCGTGCTGGAGGTGCTCAGCACCGAGCCAGGGCTCCAGTTCTACACCGGCAACTTCCTCGACGGCTCGAACAAGGGCAAGGCGGGCGTCGCGTACAAGCAGTACAACGGGTTCTGCATGGAGCCGCAGAAGTTCCCCAACTCGGTCAACACGCCGGAATGGAAGGACAAGTCCGACGTGGTGCTGAAGCCGGGTGACACCTACAAACAGACCACGGTGTACCAGTTCAGCGTCGCGAAGTGA
- a CDS encoding RNA polymerase sigma factor, whose protein sequence is MARSDGVVQFIRGTACADTPDAELVERFVAGRDEQAFRALVARYGPTVWAVCRKVLRDHHAAEDAFQATLVVFARRAGTLRAGAAVGGWLHAVAYRVAARLRGTRRVEAGASEPVDERPGALADLTVREAEAALHAELAALPERYRAPLVLCSLEGLSRDEAAERLGWPANRVKHGLERGRELLRSRLARRGLAFGIPLLLNLLGQNGGAVPPAELVGAAIGYATGAAPPSAVAALVNGVTRTMWIAKWKLPVAACSGLALAVGILAATLRDGSAPSATVNRSQTVPADAPENTAPKPEPAATQEEQPKQPWDVAAHFLQLSIDGKVEEALKVGGYSSLTGLQLAAAEERVRSVKRSGLTRARLVAILMNDTRVAVVTERTRLNNAVGDAPDDAHVAVVIRRERTILPWKSIDWGCESEKNILNYVDSFIPKRPPVISWAIGFDDDHTLKIDTHSRAPWDVASEFLGLVLAGKTAGALKLTVPRSISENKVGDIKERWAGRTAVVAVLLNDNQIDVVYERRGVRITRTETVYACPVVTLAKLEDGGWRVNDINWRDGEQLDDRVKLYLSGRYDAPPKK, encoded by the coding sequence ATGGCCCGGTCGGACGGCGTGGTGCAATTCATCCGCGGGACCGCGTGTGCGGACACGCCGGACGCGGAACTGGTCGAGCGGTTCGTCGCGGGCCGCGACGAGCAGGCGTTCCGCGCGCTCGTCGCTCGGTACGGGCCGACGGTGTGGGCGGTGTGCCGCAAGGTGCTCCGCGACCACCACGCCGCCGAGGACGCGTTCCAAGCGACACTGGTCGTATTCGCGCGCCGGGCCGGCACGCTCCGCGCCGGCGCCGCAGTGGGCGGTTGGCTGCACGCGGTCGCGTACCGGGTAGCGGCCCGGCTCCGGGGCACACGCCGGGTCGAAGCCGGCGCGTCCGAACCGGTCGACGAGCGCCCCGGCGCTCTCGCCGACCTGACCGTGCGCGAGGCCGAGGCCGCGCTCCACGCGGAACTCGCGGCGCTGCCGGAGCGGTACCGCGCCCCGCTGGTTCTGTGCAGCCTCGAAGGGCTGTCACGTGACGAGGCGGCGGAGCGCCTGGGGTGGCCCGCGAACCGCGTCAAACACGGCCTCGAACGCGGCCGCGAGTTGCTCCGCTCGCGCCTCGCCCGGCGCGGGCTGGCGTTCGGCATACCGCTGCTGCTGAACCTGCTCGGTCAGAACGGTGGGGCGGTTCCGCCGGCGGAACTCGTTGGAGCGGCGATCGGTTACGCAACAGGCGCGGCACCACCCAGTGCGGTCGCGGCCCTCGTGAACGGAGTGACCCGAACGATGTGGATCGCCAAATGGAAATTGCCCGTCGCGGCGTGTAGCGGGCTCGCCCTTGCGGTCGGCATACTCGCCGCCACCTTGCGCGACGGAAGTGCTCCGTCCGCAACCGTGAATCGCTCCCAAACGGTACCGGCGGATGCGCCCGAGAACACAGCACCGAAGCCCGAACCCGCGGCGACACAGGAAGAGCAGCCAAAACAGCCGTGGGATGTCGCGGCGCATTTCCTCCAACTCAGCATTGATGGCAAGGTAGAAGAAGCACTGAAAGTCGGCGGTTATTCATCACTGACCGGCCTACAGCTTGCTGCTGCCGAAGAACGCGTACGTTCAGTTAAACGATCCGGATTAACACGAGCGCGGCTTGTGGCAATTCTGATGAACGACACGCGGGTGGCGGTTGTAACTGAGAGAACCAGGCTGAATAACGCTGTGGGAGATGCGCCTGACGACGCACACGTGGCGGTTGTTATTCGACGCGAAAGAACGATCTTACCGTGGAAATCGATTGATTGGGGTTGCGAAAGCGAGAAAAATATTCTAAATTATGTCGATTCATTTATTCCTAAAAGACCCCCGGTGATATCGTGGGCAATAGGATTCGATGATGATCATACATTAAAAATTGACACGCATTCGAGGGCACCGTGGGATGTGGCCAGTGAGTTCTTGGGGCTCGTGCTCGCCGGGAAGACCGCTGGCGCTTTGAAGCTCACCGTACCGAGGTCGATTTCTGAGAACAAGGTCGGAGACATCAAGGAACGCTGGGCGGGCCGCACGGCGGTGGTTGCGGTGCTGCTCAACGATAACCAGATCGACGTTGTGTACGAGAGGCGGGGTGTCAGGATTACGCGCACCGAGACAGTGTACGCGTGCCCCGTTGTCACGCTCGCGAAATTGGAGGACGGCGGCTGGCGGGTGAATGACATCAACTGGCGCGACGGCGAGCAACTCGACGACCGAGTCAAACTGTACCTGAGCGGCCGGTACGATGCGCCCCCGAAGAAGTGA